In Desulfosediminicola ganghwensis, a single window of DNA contains:
- a CDS encoding DUF294 nucleotidyltransferase-like domain-containing protein, giving the protein MQAELREIRDFLSLHRPFKTLSDELLTKASQGIEISYFRSGAMIHSYGDPIYDLHIIRSGAVEVYRRNGALYNRLDDGDIFGQMGLLMNNKVRFPAKAIEDSLIYCLPEDVFNELCQLDEGFSDFVETEDTARLHQALSTRVDANDLTTSKVKSLLYREPLMLTKDETIQTAARTMTEENVTAVLITDPESAAATEDDEDQAHFVGILTDRDLCTKVLANGLSFDIPVSEVMSTELISLDNNAYVYEAMLLMLRNNVAHLPVLKKKYPVGILEMADIVRYESQNSLLLVSSIFQQSTCEELITLGNDVRDCFVRMVNEDANSHMIGSAMSVIGRSFIQRLAELAEEQYGPPPVPYCFITLGSMARDEQLIVTDQDNALILDESYDAAEHDEYFANFSKFICDGLDACGYANCEGGIMATNPEWRKTRREWEECFADWIDNPKPRALLNSCIFFDLDGVHGRIKWAEQLNSFINRRARRNIRFLACLARNALNRTPPLGFFKNFVMEKDGRHRNSLNLKRRGTAPLADIIRVHALAVGSRSQNSFERLDDIIEAGILPQGRGPDLRDAMEFISLVRIRHQAKDVEENVEPDNNVEPENMSEFERRHLKEAFQILSNAQNFLKYRYQANQFA; this is encoded by the coding sequence ATGCAGGCAGAATTACGAGAAATACGGGATTTTCTATCCCTACACCGACCCTTCAAAACACTTTCGGATGAGCTGCTGACCAAAGCCTCACAAGGCATCGAAATATCTTATTTTCGCTCTGGGGCAATGATTCACAGCTATGGCGATCCGATATACGATCTGCATATCATTCGCAGTGGCGCGGTGGAGGTATACCGACGAAACGGCGCACTCTACAACCGGCTCGATGACGGAGACATTTTCGGCCAGATGGGCTTATTAATGAACAATAAAGTTCGTTTTCCCGCCAAAGCGATCGAGGACTCCCTCATTTACTGCCTGCCGGAAGATGTTTTCAATGAACTTTGCCAGCTGGACGAAGGTTTTTCGGATTTTGTTGAAACAGAAGATACAGCCCGCCTCCACCAGGCACTCTCCACCCGGGTGGATGCCAATGACCTCACAACCTCCAAAGTCAAATCCCTCCTCTACCGTGAACCTTTGATGCTCACCAAGGATGAGACCATCCAGACAGCCGCCCGGACCATGACTGAGGAGAATGTTACCGCAGTGCTGATTACTGATCCTGAATCTGCCGCAGCTACAGAAGACGATGAGGATCAGGCCCACTTTGTCGGTATTCTCACCGACCGCGATCTCTGCACCAAGGTGCTGGCCAATGGCCTCTCCTTTGATATCCCTGTCAGCGAGGTGATGTCCACGGAGCTGATCTCACTTGATAACAATGCCTACGTTTATGAGGCAATGCTCTTGATGCTCAGGAATAATGTCGCACATCTTCCTGTATTGAAAAAGAAATATCCAGTAGGTATACTTGAGATGGCTGATATCGTGCGCTACGAATCGCAAAACAGCCTACTGCTGGTAAGCAGTATTTTTCAGCAGTCCACCTGCGAGGAGTTAATCACACTCGGCAACGATGTTCGCGACTGTTTTGTACGCATGGTCAACGAAGATGCCAACTCACATATGATCGGCAGTGCCATGTCTGTTATCGGACGCAGTTTCATTCAGAGACTGGCTGAACTCGCAGAAGAACAATATGGTCCCCCACCGGTTCCCTACTGCTTCATCACCCTGGGTTCCATGGCACGGGACGAACAACTGATTGTAACAGATCAGGATAATGCCTTGATCCTTGATGAAAGCTACGATGCTGCCGAACATGACGAATACTTTGCCAACTTCAGCAAATTCATCTGTGACGGGCTTGATGCATGTGGATACGCCAATTGTGAAGGTGGCATTATGGCAACTAATCCTGAATGGCGTAAAACCAGGAGAGAATGGGAGGAATGCTTTGCTGACTGGATCGACAACCCCAAACCACGGGCGCTCCTCAACAGCTGTATTTTTTTCGACCTTGATGGAGTTCATGGCCGGATCAAATGGGCCGAACAACTCAACAGTTTTATCAACCGCAGGGCACGTCGTAACATCCGCTTCCTCGCCTGTCTCGCCAGAAATGCTCTGAACCGCACGCCGCCACTGGGCTTTTTCAAAAACTTTGTCATGGAAAAGGACGGACGTCACCGCAATTCCCTCAATCTTAAAAGAAGAGGTACCGCTCCGCTTGCCGATATCATCAGGGTGCATGCCCTTGCTGTCGGTTCCCGCTCCCAGAACTCTTTTGAACGCTTAGACGATATCATTGAAGCCGGCATTCTTCCCCAGGGACGAGGACCCGACCTGCGTGATGCCATGGAGTTTATCTCTCTGGTTCGTATCAGGCACCAGGCTAAAGATGTAGAAGAAAACGTCGAGCCGGATAACAACGTAGAACCGGAGAATATGTCTGAATTTGAGCGGCGCCACCTCAAAGAAGCCTTTCAGATAC
- a CDS encoding alginate O-acetyltransferase AlgX-related protein: MKKHTRSSPEVLKRVIGLALLITAFCLIGIHSKLRSDFADSDWQSIVTRVGIILVVSTIVAFRLKSLFDQQHGKPYAPQSYGRFFVSLLFFSVLFFPLISQTSHLQKGAFDITKAIFYSCNKDLPTTVGTVLKEFPDRYKDYISNDSQLNNLLIHLNSYVKIYGLGVSPNDMIALGKNGFYFEGSAERKVERNIREHFDNIADYMGQIPFTEADLRQWKRILEERKYWLKERGVDYAFVLAPSKALVYQEYLPTPLQMTDSKRNRYMQLSAYLQEYADIHFIDTLPPLLEAKRERKYPLLYYKTDWHWNYYGAFIAYQTIIGELRDMLPHHELTSPDLSDFELSVRKGWAHRKFMDLLGLPVQLHKNEHYVVMKPKKGGSYDDAKHIPRDGIKDVYPQKYTLKADDGDTMQIRLVQNPNAPIDSILILGDSFLEMCVLYFSGNAKRVLNYRTIINFPAYIFKFEQPDIVVQGLLNMYLLRPPPENPAEFQKSYMRGKFYENGNNVVTRRSGEDFRVHFRNRQRFYEILFSHANRVGPQEVQIAKVGIETQQKGQVQFQFFDQDSSVIKTMLLKVDRGHNDLYLELPTGIISKLSCTEYGSAASIIPRNFELRSDLPIRGIAQHRLIP, from the coding sequence ATGAAAAAGCACACCAGATCATCACCCGAAGTATTGAAACGAGTAATCGGCCTTGCCCTGCTGATCACGGCCTTCTGCCTGATCGGTATCCACTCGAAACTCAGGTCCGATTTTGCTGACTCAGACTGGCAGTCAATTGTTACCAGGGTAGGGATTATTCTCGTTGTCTCGACTATCGTTGCATTCAGGCTAAAATCCCTGTTCGACCAGCAACATGGTAAACCTTATGCTCCACAAAGTTACGGCAGATTTTTTGTATCTCTGCTCTTCTTCTCGGTACTCTTCTTCCCACTGATATCACAAACTTCCCATCTCCAGAAAGGTGCTTTCGACATTACAAAAGCGATCTTCTATTCCTGCAACAAAGATCTCCCAACTACTGTCGGCACTGTTCTCAAAGAATTTCCTGACAGATATAAAGACTACATCTCTAATGATTCACAGTTGAACAACCTGCTTATTCACCTCAACTCCTATGTGAAAATTTATGGCCTTGGTGTCTCGCCAAATGACATGATCGCTCTCGGCAAAAACGGTTTTTACTTCGAAGGATCAGCAGAAAGGAAGGTTGAACGAAACATCCGGGAGCATTTCGACAATATTGCTGATTATATGGGCCAAATACCTTTTACAGAGGCTGATCTGCGCCAATGGAAGCGTATTCTTGAAGAGCGTAAATACTGGTTGAAGGAAAGAGGAGTTGACTACGCCTTTGTCCTTGCCCCATCGAAAGCCCTGGTGTATCAGGAGTACCTGCCCACTCCGTTACAGATGACTGACAGCAAGCGTAACAGGTATATGCAACTCTCAGCATATTTGCAGGAATACGCCGATATTCACTTTATAGATACCCTGCCACCTCTCCTTGAGGCCAAACGGGAAAGAAAATATCCGCTGCTCTATTACAAAACAGACTGGCACTGGAACTACTATGGCGCATTCATTGCCTACCAGACCATCATCGGTGAACTGAGAGACATGCTGCCCCACCACGAACTTACCTCCCCCGACCTCTCTGATTTTGAACTATCGGTGAGAAAAGGATGGGCCCACAGAAAATTCATGGACCTGCTTGGGCTTCCCGTTCAGCTCCACAAAAATGAGCATTACGTAGTCATGAAACCCAAAAAGGGCGGTTCATATGACGATGCAAAGCATATTCCCAGGGATGGTATCAAGGATGTTTACCCCCAAAAATATACCTTGAAAGCGGATGATGGGGATACCATGCAGATACGACTTGTTCAAAACCCGAACGCACCGATAGATTCAATCCTGATACTGGGTGATTCTTTTCTTGAAATGTGCGTTCTCTATTTCAGCGGCAACGCGAAGCGTGTCTTGAACTATCGAACAATTATTAATTTCCCAGCTTATATTTTCAAATTTGAACAGCCCGATATAGTTGTTCAGGGATTGTTGAACATGTACCTGCTCAGGCCGCCACCAGAGAATCCTGCTGAGTTTCAGAAAAGTTACATGAGAGGTAAGTTTTACGAAAATGGCAACAACGTAGTGACACGCAGAAGCGGTGAAGATTTCAGGGTTCACTTCAGGAACAGACAGCGTTTTTATGAGATCCTTTTCTCCCATGCAAACCGAGTTGGTCCCCAGGAAGTTCAGATAGCCAAAGTCGGGATCGAGACCCAACAGAAAGGACAGGTTCAATTTCAATTTTTCGATCAGGATAGCAGTGTTATCAAAACCATGTTGCTCAAAGTGGATAGAGGCCACAACGACCTTTATTTAGAGCTTCCCACTGGCATTATCAGCAAGCTCAGCTGCACCGAGTATGGTTCAGCAGCCAGTATAATACCCAGAAATTTCGAGTTACGCAGCGACCTGCCGATACGGGGTATAGCGCAACATCGCCTGATACCCTAA
- a CDS encoding MBOAT family O-acyltransferase, which yields MVFSTSIFLFIFLPVVLAVYMVAGPRLRNITLLVSSLFFYAWGEHIFVFLMLGSIVVNWLFGLLIGVFRNNGNSGRLPLFFGVGANLGLLGLFKYANFFIANLNPLLLKFQLAPIELEEVHLPIGISFFTFQAISYLVDVYRLEAKPQKNLIQIALYISLFPQLIAGPIIRYKDIAGQIANRAIKLDHLVNGIQRFIIGLAKKVLLANVLGRTADHIFSLPADALSADLAWLGAVSYMLQIYFDFSGYSDMAIGLGLMFGFRFAENFNLPYSAVSIREFWQRWHISLSTWFRDYLYIPLGGSKRGALTTYRNLVIVFLLCGLWHGASWTFIAWGLYHGVFLVLERNFFISLVLGRLPRPLQHLYVLTVVLCGWVLFRAESLPHAGNFLLAMITFTTPAYFDSQLYMFLNNEFYLALTIAIVASTPVISKLRHMLTQLENEPQTGKTIIRSISSVCTAGFLSCTFLYAIASIIGGDYNPFLYFRF from the coding sequence ATGGTCTTTAGCACATCGATATTCCTCTTCATTTTTCTGCCTGTTGTGCTTGCCGTCTATATGGTAGCAGGCCCCCGCCTGCGCAATATAACCCTACTTGTATCAAGTTTATTTTTCTATGCCTGGGGCGAGCATATTTTTGTGTTCCTCATGCTCGGCTCGATTGTGGTCAACTGGCTTTTTGGCCTACTTATCGGCGTATTCAGGAATAATGGCAATTCAGGCAGGTTACCGCTCTTTTTTGGTGTAGGTGCAAATCTCGGCCTGCTTGGTCTGTTCAAATATGCCAATTTCTTCATCGCCAACCTCAATCCGCTCCTGCTGAAATTTCAGTTGGCACCCATTGAGCTGGAAGAAGTACACTTGCCGATCGGCATCTCTTTTTTCACATTTCAAGCTATATCGTATCTGGTCGACGTCTATCGGCTTGAAGCGAAGCCCCAGAAAAACCTCATTCAAATTGCGCTTTATATTTCACTCTTTCCACAGCTTATTGCCGGCCCCATCATTCGGTACAAAGACATCGCCGGCCAAATCGCAAACCGCGCTATCAAACTCGACCACCTCGTTAACGGCATCCAGAGGTTCATCATAGGGCTTGCCAAAAAAGTGTTGCTCGCCAATGTACTTGGCCGTACTGCGGATCATATATTTTCCCTTCCTGCCGATGCACTTTCTGCAGATCTTGCCTGGCTCGGAGCTGTCAGTTATATGCTACAAATATATTTTGATTTTTCAGGATACTCAGATATGGCCATAGGTCTTGGCCTGATGTTTGGCTTTCGCTTTGCGGAAAATTTCAATCTGCCATATTCCGCAGTCTCCATTCGCGAATTCTGGCAACGTTGGCATATTTCACTTTCCACCTGGTTCAGGGATTATCTTTATATTCCCCTGGGGGGCAGTAAAAGAGGGGCACTGACAACATATCGCAATCTCGTCATCGTTTTTCTTCTCTGCGGTCTCTGGCATGGAGCCAGCTGGACTTTTATCGCCTGGGGGCTTTACCACGGGGTGTTTTTAGTATTAGAGAGAAATTTTTTCATCTCACTGGTGCTGGGGAGGTTACCCCGGCCTCTGCAACATCTTTACGTGCTGACGGTCGTTCTTTGCGGCTGGGTGCTTTTCAGGGCAGAGTCCCTGCCCCATGCAGGAAACTTTCTGCTGGCAATGATCACCTTTACAACTCCTGCGTATTTCGACTCGCAACTGTACATGTTTCTCAACAATGAGTTTTATCTGGCGCTGACTATCGCTATTGTCGCCTCGACACCGGTTATCTCAAAACTCCGGCACATGCTGACTCAGCTGGAAAACGAGCCGCAGACCGGCAAAACCATCATCCGCTCGATCTCCTCTGTCTGCACTGCCGGCTTTCTAAGCTGCACCTTTCTTTACGCCATCGCTTCCATCATCGGAGGCGATTATAACCCCTTTCTCTATTTCAGGTTCTGA
- a CDS encoding IS4 family transposase: MPMLPGFHLPKRGRKPHSQQQKFARKITSLRQNSFKQIGEIFGQFIPTKLLKQDPSGKMSRRRLFTKENTFWSFLGQVLDADGGCREAVKKLQSYASNHGLRLPSSSTASYCCARKKLDENLLVEVFQHTAKWSGARRASHSLNDRQVIVVDGTGVTMADTAENQELWPQSSNQKPGCGFPSARICAYFSLQTGTMLSYAIGNKKSNELPLFRKQWSTFEAGDIFLGDKGFCSYFDLAELKKRCVDSVITLARRKPVGRKNCIKEFAPDDLLIEWKKPVYREMVSYSRKTWEDLPDKLVMRQIKVKVTQSGFRTKEFHIVTTLIDQDQYLKDEIAALYLKRWDVELFFRDIKTTMGFDILRCQSPEMIKKEILMYFIAYNCIRRIMLQATQLVDIDIRSISFKGSLQAIRSWEPRLGSSRLSTNERQNMLSDLSFVVARCKVFDRPGRSDPRCLKRRPKPYQLLNKPRSEMVEIQHRSRYEKKA; the protein is encoded by the coding sequence ATGCCAATGTTGCCCGGTTTTCACCTTCCCAAACGAGGTAGAAAACCTCATAGCCAACAACAAAAATTTGCTCGAAAAATCACTTCCCTCAGACAGAACTCTTTTAAACAGATAGGAGAGATTTTTGGGCAATTCATTCCCACGAAATTGCTCAAACAGGATCCTTCGGGAAAGATGAGCAGACGACGTTTGTTTACCAAGGAAAACACTTTTTGGTCCTTCTTAGGCCAAGTCCTTGATGCAGACGGTGGATGTAGAGAAGCTGTAAAAAAGTTGCAATCATATGCATCTAACCACGGCCTTCGGCTTCCATCATCATCTACCGCTTCATATTGCTGTGCACGTAAGAAATTAGATGAAAATCTGCTTGTTGAGGTGTTTCAACATACTGCTAAATGGTCCGGAGCACGACGTGCATCTCATTCATTAAATGATCGCCAGGTAATTGTTGTTGATGGGACAGGTGTTACAATGGCGGATACAGCAGAAAATCAAGAGCTTTGGCCACAGTCATCGAACCAGAAACCAGGATGCGGCTTCCCCTCAGCACGAATATGCGCATACTTTTCATTGCAAACCGGAACAATGCTCAGCTATGCCATCGGTAATAAAAAGAGTAACGAACTTCCATTGTTCCGTAAGCAGTGGTCCACCTTTGAGGCTGGTGATATCTTTCTTGGTGATAAAGGTTTTTGTAGTTACTTCGATTTAGCCGAGCTGAAAAAACGCTGTGTTGATAGTGTGATAACACTTGCTCGTAGAAAACCAGTCGGTAGGAAAAACTGCATTAAAGAATTCGCTCCTGATGATCTACTGATTGAATGGAAAAAACCAGTATACAGGGAAATGGTGTCGTATTCGCGGAAAACCTGGGAGGACCTTCCCGACAAACTCGTTATGAGACAAATCAAAGTAAAGGTGACTCAATCAGGGTTTAGAACAAAAGAATTTCATATTGTTACCACGCTAATCGATCAAGATCAGTACCTGAAAGACGAAATTGCAGCGTTATACCTTAAGCGTTGGGATGTCGAACTTTTCTTTCGTGATATCAAGACAACGATGGGATTTGATATCCTCCGGTGCCAATCGCCTGAAATGATAAAGAAAGAAATTTTAATGTACTTCATAGCGTACAACTGCATCCGGCGCATAATGTTACAAGCGACACAGCTGGTAGACATTGATATCCGGTCTATCAGTTTCAAAGGAAGTCTACAGGCTATTAGAAGTTGGGAACCACGGTTGGGGTCCTCTAGGTTGAGCACAAATGAAAGACAAAACATGCTCTCAGATTTATCCTTTGTCGTGGCTCGTTGCAAAGTTTTCGACAGGCCTGGACGAAGCGATCCGCGGTGTCTTAAGCGAAGACCAAAACCTTATCAGTTACTCAACAAACCTAGAAGTGAAATGGTCGAAATACAGCATCGGAGCAGATATGAAAAAAAGGCTTAA
- a CDS encoding glycosyltransferase family 9 protein yields MSSSQQSGNKPGNILIIKLGSLGDIVMAEGAIHDIRLHHTDAKISVMTTLPYQKMFSRCPWVNDVIIDPREPRYRLDQMITLRNRLRKYNYDFVYDLQRAGRTSFYYTWVWGRSVPWVGKAKGCQYHTERIPGAAAMDTLALSLRNAGVQTAYALQSNVDWMVDEVDGILSSYNLKNQEYVVLIPGCSAGHPQKRWPHYAELADHLIALGLRVVTAPGPDEVELCQSIPGDMLLYQDKFLDYFKLAGVLQQAAYIIGNDTGPTHIGAHLRKRGLARMALV; encoded by the coding sequence ATGAGTAGTTCTCAGCAGTCCGGCAACAAACCTGGCAACATCCTTATTATCAAACTCGGGTCCCTGGGCGATATAGTTATGGCTGAGGGTGCGATACATGATATACGCCTGCACCATACTGATGCGAAAATTTCTGTAATGACCACCCTGCCATACCAGAAAATGTTCAGCCGCTGCCCATGGGTGAATGACGTTATCATCGATCCGCGAGAGCCACGGTACCGGCTTGACCAAATGATCACCCTGCGAAACAGGCTTAGAAAATACAACTACGATTTCGTCTATGATCTGCAACGGGCTGGCCGCACCAGTTTTTACTACACCTGGGTCTGGGGACGATCAGTCCCCTGGGTCGGCAAAGCCAAAGGCTGCCAATACCACACTGAACGAATTCCTGGTGCCGCGGCTATGGACACCCTCGCCCTGTCCCTGCGAAATGCCGGCGTTCAAACTGCGTATGCGTTGCAGAGTAACGTAGACTGGATGGTCGATGAAGTTGACGGCATACTCAGCAGCTACAACCTCAAGAATCAGGAATACGTGGTACTTATTCCTGGCTGCTCGGCGGGCCACCCACAAAAAAGATGGCCCCATTATGCAGAACTGGCCGATCACCTCATCGCCCTGGGCTTGCGCGTTGTCACAGCCCCTGGTCCCGATGAGGTTGAGCTTTGCCAATCGATCCCAGGTGATATGCTCCTCTATCAAGACAAATTTCTCGACTATTTCAAACTCGCCGGTGTCTTGCAGCAAGCGGCATATATTATCGGCAACGACACTGGACCAACCCACATTGGTGCCCATCTCAGAAAACGGGGTCTGGCCCGAATGGCGCTAGTTTAA
- a CDS encoding DUF6165 family protein: MTLQIPVSWGELSDKMSILRIKMEKITDQSKLINIDHELTLLEQCRAKAEESDQLLQYERELKQVNQKLWEIEDDIRICEKNADFGLQFIELARAVYKTNDKRAGLKYKINMLLGSEIIEEKSYEDYSRDE, encoded by the coding sequence ATGACTCTACAAATTCCGGTGAGCTGGGGAGAACTTTCAGACAAAATGTCCATTCTGAGAATCAAGATGGAAAAGATCACAGACCAGAGCAAACTGATCAATATAGACCATGAGCTAACACTACTGGAGCAATGTCGAGCCAAAGCGGAGGAATCGGATCAACTTCTGCAGTATGAGCGGGAATTGAAACAGGTTAACCAAAAGCTCTGGGAAATTGAGGACGATATTCGCATCTGTGAAAAGAACGCAGACTTTGGTTTGCAATTCATCGAACTTGCCAGAGCTGTCTACAAGACCAACGACAAAAGAGCTGGTTTAAAATACAAAATCAACATGCTACTCGGCTCTGAAATTATCGAAGAAAAATCCTACGAGGATTATAGCAGAGATGAGTAG
- a CDS encoding OmpA family protein gives MRNQKFTLALLGIILLTVFCASANANTVRWTTGGKQVYLVRKADNFIVLYDRSGSMAEKYADTIMTKIQAERKILLEKNATLPDMDWQAGIYSFTPDTQLTNLVEHYPMQQYDKKMFSWRLIKMPLEPAGSTMLQPGLMELDKILATLTGKTVIFLFTDGQYTSKGTLASPKALARKITSSHDACFVVMDTGANADEIATIDALASASECSYKVPFENLLGNPEWMTNALFDVVEVESSESTEMDNPFGEDAIRGYVWDNTLFDFDKATIRREFRDSLQEAGEFLRNNPDTRIVLEGHTDNVGSRDYNMKLSHKRAAAVRDYLIRDEGIDPARITLSGFGFSAPVASNDTETGRALNRRVQGIITGI, from the coding sequence ATGCGTAATCAAAAATTTACACTCGCCCTACTGGGAATCATCCTGCTCACTGTCTTTTGTGCAAGCGCAAACGCCAATACGGTCAGATGGACCACAGGTGGTAAGCAGGTGTATCTGGTAAGAAAGGCGGATAACTTTATTGTTCTTTACGATAGATCCGGCTCAATGGCGGAAAAGTACGCCGACACCATCATGACCAAGATTCAGGCCGAACGTAAGATTCTCCTGGAAAAAAATGCCACTCTCCCGGACATGGACTGGCAGGCTGGCATCTACTCGTTCACCCCGGATACACAGTTGACTAATCTGGTTGAACATTACCCGATGCAACAGTATGACAAAAAAATGTTCAGCTGGCGCCTGATCAAGATGCCACTTGAACCTGCAGGATCAACCATGCTGCAGCCAGGACTTATGGAACTGGACAAAATTCTGGCGACGCTGACCGGTAAGACAGTAATCTTCCTATTCACCGATGGCCAATACACCTCAAAAGGGACCCTGGCCAGCCCGAAAGCTCTGGCCAGAAAAATAACCTCCAGCCATGACGCCTGTTTCGTGGTCATGGATACCGGCGCCAACGCAGATGAAATTGCAACAATCGACGCGCTCGCTTCCGCATCTGAGTGCTCGTACAAAGTGCCGTTTGAAAACCTGCTCGGAAACCCGGAGTGGATGACCAATGCCCTTTTTGATGTGGTGGAAGTTGAATCAAGTGAAAGCACCGAAATGGACAATCCGTTCGGTGAAGATGCAATCAGGGGATACGTCTGGGACAACACACTGTTTGATTTCGATAAAGCCACAATCAGGCGAGAGTTCCGTGACTCATTGCAGGAAGCTGGCGAGTTCCTGCGAAATAACCCTGATACCCGCATCGTTCTCGAGGGTCATACCGACAATGTCGGTTCCCGCGATTACAACATGAAGCTTTCCCACAAGCGTGCTGCCGCAGTTCGTGACTACCTGATACGTGATGAGGGAATTGACCCTGCCCGCATCACCCTGAGCGGCTTTGGATTCAGTGCCCCTGTTGCTTCCAACGACACCGAGACAGGTCGTGCCCTGAACAGGCGCGTACAGGGAATTATCACCGGTATCTAA
- the lysM gene encoding peptidoglycan-binding protein LysM, whose amino-acid sequence MGLLSFAKNIGSKLFSKPEEAPAKISSHIEEDNPGISNLEVGFDNGVVTLKGTPSSQEALEKAVLMAGNVEGVSEVHYEEVKGPDPAVKVEYYEIVSGDTLSGIAKKHYGDASKYMQIFEANREVIKDPDKIYVGQKIRIPLVS is encoded by the coding sequence ATGGGACTGTTATCTTTTGCAAAAAACATTGGAAGCAAACTCTTTTCCAAACCTGAGGAAGCACCGGCTAAAATATCATCACACATCGAAGAGGACAATCCGGGTATCAGTAATCTGGAGGTAGGATTTGATAATGGAGTTGTCACGCTAAAGGGTACCCCCTCTTCCCAGGAAGCCCTTGAAAAAGCAGTGTTGATGGCTGGCAATGTCGAGGGTGTGAGCGAGGTTCATTATGAAGAGGTCAAAGGACCAGATCCCGCAGTTAAGGTTGAATATTACGAGATTGTTTCCGGCGATACGCTTTCCGGCATTGCCAAAAAGCACTATGGCGACGCCTCAAAATATATGCAGATTTTTGAGGCAAATCGGGAAGTGATCAAAGACCCGGATAAAATTTATGTTGGCCAGAAAATACGCATACCTCTTGTGTCCTGA
- a CDS encoding tellurite resistance TerB family protein has protein sequence MSNGLGAGTSGGSLNDIMNGLNQMLGGTQTRQYPQTGGGGGLGDILSSLANNKAALGGLGALAGALLGGGKSSAKGAVGGGGLAMLASLAMSALQKSGQSPQETPRALLEAQTTGEQSALEQEAEIIVKAMINAAKADGEIDEAEIQRILGKLAQDGLTEEERELFVQEARKPMNITEVVASADGQPQMAAQIYAASLLAIEVDTPAEERYMQQLAAGLGLGQQVTAHIENSLGM, from the coding sequence ATGTCAAACGGATTAGGTGCAGGAACATCAGGAGGATCCCTGAACGATATCATGAATGGCCTAAACCAGATGCTCGGTGGCACCCAGACCAGACAGTATCCACAGACTGGAGGAGGCGGTGGGCTGGGTGACATACTCAGCAGTCTTGCCAACAACAAGGCAGCTCTTGGCGGTTTGGGCGCCCTGGCCGGGGCACTGCTTGGGGGAGGGAAAAGTTCTGCCAAGGGCGCGGTAGGAGGAGGTGGGCTGGCGATGCTGGCATCTCTTGCCATGTCAGCTCTGCAAAAATCCGGACAATCTCCGCAAGAGACTCCCCGTGCCTTACTGGAAGCTCAAACCACCGGGGAACAGTCCGCCCTTGAGCAGGAAGCGGAGATTATTGTCAAGGCCATGATTAACGCAGCCAAGGCCGATGGCGAGATTGATGAGGCTGAAATTCAGAGAATCCTCGGCAAACTCGCCCAGGACGGCTTAACCGAAGAGGAAAGGGAGCTCTTTGTGCAAGAGGCTCGAAAACCGATGAATATTACTGAGGTTGTCGCTTCCGCTGATGGTCAACCTCAAATGGCAGCACAGATATATGCGGCATCCCTTCTTGCCATTGAAGTGGATACACCGGCCGAAGAGCGATACATGCAGCAGTTGGCAGCAGGATTGGGTTTAGGACAACAGGTTACAGCCCATATTGAAAATTCACTTGGGATGTAG